From the genome of Oscillospiraceae bacterium, one region includes:
- a CDS encoding ComF family protein, giving the protein MFCNEPLDNNNKYYCKKCYYKLPFTEDKVCLICGREIYGEHKICLSCRTHKTYIDVNYPAFTYSGNIEEALKKFKFAGKMWYYKPFAKLMYENIKDKISDIDYIVYPPVNKKTFYKRGYNQMELISKDMSKLLNIKMLKNCIYKTRENDKQSLTSGKLRYKNVRGVFGINNSYKQTISGKKILLLDDVMTTGATVNECAKMLKLSGAKSVISSTLCIVK; this is encoded by the coding sequence ATGTTTTGCAATGAACCTTTAGATAATAACAATAAATACTATTGTAAAAAATGTTACTACAAGCTTCCGTTTACAGAAGATAAAGTTTGTCTTATTTGCGGAAGAGAAATTTATGGCGAACATAAAATATGTTTATCATGCAGAACACATAAAACATATATTGATGTAAATTATCCCGCTTTTACTTATTCCGGAAACATTGAAGAAGCACTAAAAAAGTTTAAGTTTGCCGGGAAAATGTGGTACTATAAACCATTTGCCAAACTGATGTATGAAAATATTAAAGATAAAATTTCTGACATTGATTACATAGTATACCCTCCGGTAAATAAGAAGACTTTTTATAAAAGAGGATATAATCAAATGGAACTTATATCCAAAGATATGTCTAAACTTTTAAATATTAAAATGCTTAAAAACTGCATTTATAAAACCAGAGAAAATGATAAACAAAGTCTGACATCAGGAAAATTAAGATATAAAAATGTAAGAGGAGTTTTTGGAATTAACAATAGTTATAAACAAACTATAAGTGGAAAGAAAATTCTTCTTTTAGATGATGTTATGACAACAGGAGCAACAGTTAATGAGTGTGCAAAAATGTTAAAATTAAGTGGTGCAAAATCTGTTATTTCATCTACACTATGTATAGTTAAATGA
- a CDS encoding ATP-dependent RecD-like DNA helicase, translating to MLTGDILNDRKLEEFEGIVDEIIYTNEENGYTVASFLTIDETVTIVGIMPYIYEGESLKIYGYFTNHTDYGEQLKVEYYERSIPKTKSSIYAFLSSGIIRGIRTATAKKIVDKFEENTLDIIESNPALLSEIKGISYEKALQIGESYKEKKNVTDIVMFLQKYNISINLAMKISKALGNGSVNRIEENPYILCEKIDGISFVTADSIAKNMGFSNNNIKRIKAGIKYIFHKGALNGHTYLNEELILSYGTNQLNVSETEIQNALITLVDENEIIKEIKDEEIYFLPLYYSAENEIATKLLFMNVNSGKNLFYNNVYNDIFSLNNIILNDKQKEAIKEVLTNKITVITGGPGTGKTTVINSIISVMEKMGKKVILTAPTGRAAKRMAEVCKKEAKTIHRLLEVNFGGGLSHDNFSKNDKNPIFCDMIIVDEMSMVDVLLFNSLLKAVKTGTKLVLVGDVNQLPSVGAGNVLKDIINSEKFSCIYLDEIYRQEKESMIVNNAHGILKGEYPKSSGVHSDYFMIKKLGTEEILNEIISLYKERLPAFFENKSDLSIQILSPMKKTGLGTISLNNIIQNEVNPPSRYKKEKHWGLYTFREGDKVIQTRNNYDIDWETSNGEKGIGVFNGDTGVIKSIDNKEKYITIEFYDGKIAEYEFSRLEDLDLAYAITVHKSQGCEFDAVIIPSYYGPKTLMYRNLLYTAITRAKSLVVIVGSNDVVKNMVDNETETKRFTSLKDKLINNKIF from the coding sequence ATTTTAACAGGTGATATTTTGAATGACAGAAAATTAGAAGAATTTGAAGGTATTGTTGATGAAATCATATATACCAATGAAGAAAACGGATATACAGTTGCATCTTTTTTAACCATAGATGAAACTGTTACAATAGTTGGTATAATGCCGTATATTTACGAAGGCGAAAGTCTTAAAATATACGGTTATTTTACTAACCATACTGATTATGGCGAACAACTAAAAGTTGAATATTATGAAAGAAGTATTCCTAAAACAAAAAGTTCTATTTATGCTTTCTTATCTTCAGGAATAATAAGAGGTATAAGAACTGCTACTGCCAAAAAAATTGTTGATAAATTTGAGGAAAACACACTTGATATTATAGAATCAAATCCTGCACTTCTTTCTGAAATAAAAGGCATCTCTTACGAAAAAGCATTGCAAATCGGAGAGTCTTATAAAGAAAAGAAAAATGTTACAGATATTGTAATGTTTCTACAAAAATATAATATTTCTATAAATCTTGCTATGAAAATAAGCAAAGCGCTTGGAAATGGTTCAGTTAACAGAATAGAAGAAAATCCATATATTCTTTGTGAAAAAATTGATGGGATTTCTTTTGTCACAGCTGACAGTATTGCTAAGAATATGGGATTTAGCAATAATAACATAAAAAGAATAAAAGCAGGAATAAAGTATATTTTCCATAAGGGTGCGTTAAATGGGCATACATATTTAAATGAAGAGTTAATTCTTTCTTACGGAACAAATCAGTTAAATGTATCAGAAACGGAAATTCAGAACGCTCTTATAACACTTGTTGATGAAAACGAGATTATAAAAGAGATTAAAGACGAAGAAATATATTTTTTACCTTTATATTACAGTGCAGAAAATGAAATCGCAACTAAACTGCTGTTTATGAATGTAAATAGTGGAAAAAATCTATTTTACAACAATGTGTATAACGATATTTTTTCACTAAACAATATTATTCTAAATGACAAACAAAAAGAAGCGATTAAAGAAGTTCTTACTAATAAAATTACTGTTATAACAGGAGGACCTGGAACAGGAAAAACAACTGTTATAAATTCTATAATCTCAGTTATGGAGAAAATGGGGAAAAAAGTAATATTAACTGCTCCTACCGGAAGAGCAGCAAAAAGAATGGCAGAAGTTTGCAAAAAAGAAGCAAAAACTATTCATAGGCTTTTAGAAGTTAATTTTGGCGGTGGCTTATCCCATGACAATTTTTCAAAAAATGACAAAAATCCTATTTTTTGCGATATGATTATTGTTGATGAAATGAGTATGGTTGATGTGCTATTATTCAACTCACTTTTAAAAGCAGTAAAAACAGGCACGAAATTAGTTCTTGTCGGAGATGTTAACCAATTACCTTCGGTTGGCGCAGGAAACGTTTTAAAAGATATAATAAATTCCGAAAAGTTTTCTTGTATATATCTTGATGAGATATACAGGCAGGAAAAAGAAAGTATGATTGTAAATAATGCACATGGAATTTTAAAAGGTGAATATCCGAAAAGTTCGGGCGTACATTCTGATTATTTTATGATAAAAAAACTTGGAACTGAAGAAATTCTTAATGAAATAATCTCTCTTTATAAAGAAAGATTACCTGCTTTTTTCGAAAACAAATCTGACCTTTCAATTCAGATTTTATCTCCTATGAAAAAAACAGGCTTAGGAACCATTTCTTTAAATAATATTATACAAAACGAAGTTAATCCTCCAAGTAGATATAAAAAAGAAAAGCATTGGGGTTTATATACTTTTCGTGAAGGTGATAAAGTTATTCAGACAAGAAATAATTATGATATAGACTGGGAAACTTCAAATGGTGAAAAGGGAATTGGCGTTTTTAATGGCGATACAGGTGTAATAAAAAGTATAGACAATAAAGAAAAATATATTACCATAGAGTTTTATGACGGAAAAATTGCAGAATATGAATTTTCCCGTCTTGAAGATTTGGACCTTGCATATGCTATAACTGTACATAAAAGTCAAGGATGTGAATTTGATGCAGTTATAATTCCTTCATATTACGGACCTAAAACTTTGATGTACAGAAATCTTCTTTACACTGCTATAACAAGGGCAAAAAGTCTTGTGGTTATTGTTGGGAGCAATGATGTTGTTAAAAATATGGTTGATAATGAAACTGAAACCAAAAGATTTACATCCCTTAAAGATAAATTGATAAATAACAAAATATTTTAA
- a CDS encoding ABC transporter ATP-binding protein codes for MKSLSSLKWIYSNSKKTLPYLILLTVISAFMSLCLVALTYLGKQIVDIATGAYHGAFWDKIILLAFFIILELILQVVYSRLNIKLSGKMEMSIKTSVFNRLLKKDISDIYKYHTGELLNRLTGDVVVVTTAFTSIVPVVVSLITKLIGAFSMLFWLDPSFALIYLIFGPVFILVTQIYSRKMKSLHKKCQESDGKVKSYIQEALSNILVIKAFKNEEAIANETYNLQKINFNFKIKRNTISIIANILVYIAFTFGYYLALGWGAYKLSFGYITVGTLTAMLQLVSQVQTPFRGISSIIPQFYHAIASTERIIEIENLKEDMEGYDDQYLSDIYSDMKSIVFSDVSFKYDDRNVVVNNFSYTILKGDFIAIRGISGIGKSTLLKLLLGVIKPDSGEIYIELNNNKKIKIDEKTRGLFSYVPQGNMILSGSIRDNIKFFKKDVSDDLIFEACKIARIYDFIKELPDGLSTIIGEKGVGLSEGQIQRVAIARALICDSPLLLLDESTSALDEQTEKEFLESIKNIKTRTCLIVSHKQAAFDICDKTIEF; via the coding sequence GTGAAAAGTTTATCTTCTTTAAAATGGATATATTCTAATTCCAAAAAAACACTACCATATTTAATTTTGCTTACTGTTATAAGCGCATTTATGTCATTGTGTCTTGTTGCTTTGACATATTTGGGAAAGCAAATAGTTGATATAGCAACCGGAGCATATCATGGAGCGTTTTGGGACAAAATAATACTTCTTGCATTTTTTATTATACTTGAATTAATTTTGCAAGTTGTGTATAGCCGTTTAAATATAAAGTTAAGCGGTAAAATGGAAATGTCTATTAAAACAAGTGTTTTTAACAGACTTTTAAAAAAAGATATTTCGGATATATATAAATATCATACGGGAGAACTTTTAAACAGATTAACCGGTGATGTTGTTGTTGTTACCACTGCTTTTACATCTATTGTGCCTGTTGTGGTTTCACTTATCACAAAACTTATCGGTGCTTTTTCAATGTTATTCTGGTTAGATCCTTCATTTGCTTTAATATATTTAATTTTTGGGCCTGTATTTATTTTAGTTACTCAGATATACAGCAGGAAAATGAAATCACTTCACAAAAAATGCCAGGAATCTGACGGCAAAGTTAAATCGTACATACAGGAAGCACTTTCGAATATTCTTGTTATAAAAGCATTTAAAAACGAAGAGGCAATTGCAAACGAAACTTATAACTTACAAAAGATAAACTTTAATTTCAAAATAAAGAGAAATACTATAAGTATAATTGCAAATATTTTAGTGTATATTGCATTTACTTTCGGATATTATCTTGCACTGGGATGGGGTGCATACAAATTATCTTTCGGTTATATAACAGTTGGTACTTTAACTGCGATGCTTCAACTTGTGTCGCAAGTTCAAACACCATTTAGAGGAATTTCATCAATTATTCCTCAGTTCTATCATGCTATAGCATCAACTGAAAGAATAATTGAAATTGAAAATTTAAAGGAAGATATGGAAGGGTATGACGACCAATACTTATCTGATATTTATTCAGATATGAAAAGCATTGTATTTTCAGATGTTTCCTTTAAATATGACGACAGGAATGTTGTTGTGAACAATTTCTCGTATACAATATTAAAAGGAGATTTTATCGCTATAAGAGGTATTTCAGGAATAGGTAAAAGCACCTTATTAAAATTACTTTTAGGTGTAATTAAACCTGATAGCGGTGAAATTTACATTGAATTAAATAACAACAAAAAAATAAAAATTGATGAAAAAACCAGAGGGTTATTTTCTTATGTACCGCAAGGGAATATGATTTTATCAGGGTCTATAAGAGATAATATTAAATTTTTCAAAAAAGATGTATCGGATGATTTAATATTTGAAGCATGTAAAATTGCACGTATTTATGATTTTATCAAAGAACTTCCTGATGGTCTTTCAACTATTATAGGTGAAAAAGGTGTAGGACTTTCCGAAGGACAAATTCAAAGAGTTGCAATTGCACGTGCGCTTATTTGTGATTCTCCGTTATTACTTTTAGACGAATCTACGTCTGCACTTGATGAACAAACTGAAAAAGAATTTTTGGAAAGTATTAAAAATATTAAAACAAGAACTTGTTTAATTGTTTCGCATAAACAGGCTGCATTTGATATTTGCGATAAAACAATTGAATTTTAA
- a CDS encoding PqqD family protein — translation MKIKDSFILSEIGGSYIVIPTGTETVDLNGMITLNETGNFMWNKLQNDITKDELIEDFLKEYDVEREVVSADIDEFVEKLKTIGAICE, via the coding sequence ATGAAAATTAAAGATTCATTTATTTTAAGTGAAATAGGCGGAAGTTATATTGTCATCCCTACAGGAACCGAAACTGTTGATTTAAACGGTATGATAACACTTAATGAAACAGGAAATTTCATGTGGAATAAACTTCAAAATGATATTACAAAAGATGAATTAATAGAAGATTTCTTAAAAGAATATGACGTTGAAAGAGAAGTTGTCAGCGCTGATATTGATGAGTTTGTTGAAAAATTAAAAACAATAGGAGCAATCTGTGAATAA
- a CDS encoding glycosyltransferase family 2 protein, with protein sequence MKISIIVPVYNAEKSIHKCIDSILNQNYKDYEIILIDDGSTDKSGMICDEYTMKDLRVSAVHIRRNEGLSNAIKTGIKKAQGDLITIVDSDDFLDRFYLERMHNAFVMNNADMVFCDYVKHDGTRNIRTHLSLLESGKYEKERIQKEVIPKMLNTSLNTYSPVISTKHWAKVFKAELLKSALRIYSRHSINDISDLITVSVLLNSERVVYLKNEYLYYYRLSPILFETQFYENKITYYNNLYTILSKKTDLDKEFYYFKINIITDSLLHLTNYVETISKRRIINKIKEIKESSFYKELNISKLNPLNNKQKIYLFLLKHNMLRTIYYILRYISKKKKY encoded by the coding sequence ATGAAAATCAGTATTATAGTACCTGTTTATAATGCTGAAAAAAGCATTCATAAATGCATAGACTCAATACTAAATCAAAATTATAAAGATTATGAAATTATACTTATAGATGACGGCTCAACTGATAAAAGTGGTATGATTTGTGATGAATATACTATGAAGGACCTTAGAGTTTCGGCCGTTCATATTCGTCGAAACGAAGGATTGTCAAACGCAATTAAAACGGGCATAAAAAAAGCGCAGGGTGATTTAATAACAATAGTTGACAGCGATGATTTTTTAGACAGATTTTATTTAGAAAGAATGCATAACGCATTTGTTATGAATAATGCAGATATGGTTTTTTGTGACTATGTTAAGCATGATGGTACAAGAAACATAAGAACACATTTATCTTTGCTTGAAAGTGGAAAATACGAGAAAGAAAGAATACAAAAAGAAGTAATTCCAAAAATGCTTAATACTTCTTTAAACACATACAGCCCTGTTATAAGTACTAAACATTGGGCGAAAGTTTTTAAAGCGGAACTTTTAAAATCTGCTTTAAGAATATACTCAAGGCATTCTATAAACGATATTTCTGATTTAATAACAGTTTCTGTACTTCTTAACAGTGAAAGAGTTGTTTATTTAAAAAACGAGTATCTTTACTACTATAGATTAAGTCCTATTCTTTTCGAAACACAATTTTACGAAAATAAAATTACATACTATAATAATTTATACACTATATTAAGCAAAAAAACAGATCTTGACAAAGAATTTTATTATTTTAAAATCAACATAATTACAGATTCCCTACTCCATTTAACTAACTACGTCGAAACTATAAGTAAAAGAAGAATTATAAATAAAATCAAAGAAATTAAAGAATCATCCTTTTATAAGGAATTAAATATCAGTAAATTAAATCCCTTAAATAATAAGCAGAAAATTTATCTTTTTTTACTAAAACACAATATGCTTAGAACAATATACTATATTTTAAGATATATATCTAAAAAGAAAAAATATTAA
- a CDS encoding amino acid ABC transporter ATP-binding protein, with protein MSILKVENIKKKFGKLEVLKGIDMTVLEGEIIAIIGSSGSGKSTFLRCLNKLEKIDDGSIYLFEDSIVENGVYKTDKELRPLLKNMGMVFQQFNLFPHKSVLDNIIDAPMVVNNVPKEEAINNAKKLLESVGLSDKSEAYPSQLSGGQQQRVAIARALAMNPKLLLFDEPTSALDPELTGEVLNVMTKLAKEQNTMLVVTHEIAFAREVATRVIFMDGGNIIEEGTPSEVIDNPKNERTRQFLKRVT; from the coding sequence ATGAGTATTTTAAAGGTTGAAAATATAAAGAAAAAGTTTGGTAAATTAGAAGTCTTAAAAGGAATTGATATGACTGTTTTGGAAGGAGAAATTATCGCTATAATTGGTTCTTCAGGGTCAGGAAAAAGTACTTTTTTAAGATGCCTTAATAAACTTGAAAAAATTGACGATGGCAGCATTTATTTATTTGAAGATTCTATTGTTGAAAATGGGGTTTATAAAACTGATAAAGAACTAAGACCATTATTGAAAAATATGGGAATGGTATTCCAGCAATTTAATCTGTTTCCTCATAAATCGGTTTTAGACAATATAATAGATGCTCCTATGGTGGTTAATAATGTGCCTAAGGAAGAAGCAATTAATAACGCGAAAAAATTACTTGAAAGTGTCGGGCTTAGTGATAAGAGCGAGGCTTATCCATCACAGTTGTCAGGAGGGCAACAACAACGTGTTGCAATAGCAAGAGCTTTGGCTATGAATCCAAAATTACTTTTGTTTGACGAACCTACAAGCGCACTTGATCCGGAACTTACAGGGGAAGTTTTAAATGTTATGACTAAACTTGCAAAAGAGCAGAATACAATGCTGGTTGTAACTCATGAAATCGCTTTTGCAAGAGAAGTTGCAACGAGGGTTATATTTATGGATGGAGGAAATATTATAGAGGAAGGAACACCATCAGAAGTTATTGATAACCCTAAAAATGAAAGAACAAGACAATTCTTAAAAAGAGTAACTTAA
- a CDS encoding amino acid ABC transporter permease, whose translation MQLFVKVTMSLIQGLGTTMKIFSLTLLMALPLGLLISLGAMSKFKVIKFPLKMLIWVIRGTPLMLQLIIFGLGPGLIGIVGMDMFLAVIIAFVLNYACYFAEIFRGGIESISKGQYEAGAVLGYTRIQIFMRIILPQVIKRIIPPMGNEFLTLIKDTSLANTIMIYEITWNAKRMMNSEHILWPLFYSGLFYLILCGIVTVIFNYIEKKLDYYQ comes from the coding sequence CTACAATGAAAATATTTTCCCTGACACTTTTAATGGCACTTCCGCTTGGATTATTAATTTCTCTTGGTGCAATGAGTAAATTTAAAGTCATTAAATTTCCTTTGAAAATGCTTATATGGGTTATCAGAGGAACACCACTTATGTTACAGCTTATCATATTTGGTCTTGGACCGGGTCTTATCGGAATTGTTGGAATGGATATGTTTCTTGCTGTAATTATTGCTTTTGTGCTTAATTATGCTTGTTATTTTGCTGAGATTTTCAGAGGAGGTATAGAAAGCATATCAAAAGGGCAATATGAGGCAGGTGCAGTTTTAGGTTATACTCGAATTCAAATTTTTATGAGAATAATTCTTCCGCAGGTAATAAAAAGAATTATTCCGCCAATGGGAAATGAGTTTTTGACGCTGATTAAAGATACCTCTTTGGCTAATACAATTATGATTTATGAAATTACATGGAATGCAAAAAGAATGATGAATAGCGAACATATATTGTGGCCACTATTTTATTCAGGGCTGTTTTATCTTATTTTATGTGGTATAGTTACGGTCATTTTCAATTATATTGAGAAAAAATTAGACTATTATCAGTAA